CATGTAGTTAATGTGGTAGCATTACACTATTTTGCTGCATGTCCTACAaaaataattagctataaacaaaatatatagaaaacatTCTAAGATAAGGCAAAAATGATTCCAATAAGCACAAAATTTATTGCATATTGGCAGGGAGTTATGACAAAATATTGaagtgaaaattaaattaaatatttagttttcgcttaaaataaatattcttgacAATCTGAAAAATTGATCATTGATTAAGAATATAACTAAACCAAATTGAAATTCTGACTCCAAAGTTTAGCAAATGCTTTTGATAATGTTCAATCAAGTAAAGAaagtaatatatataatattccaattttcaaatgattaaCTTATACCTGGAACATTGTGACCAAtatcaaacaaacaaattcatATGTTGGTTGAATGGGAATACTCTATTATATCTTTTGAATACATATATTTACATAATGCATATTAACATTAGTtggtatatttcaaaatattgtacatttgaTATCATAAACAAAAGAATACCTTAAGTTCTGCAATAACTTCCTTCCAATTACTTCTATGTATTTCTGGCACTACAGCCAAAACAAGTTTTATAACTTTAGAAACATTTCCGGCAAATGTCTTCATAACTTCTGGAACAGACACTTTCTCCCCTGAATCTCTCCAACAGTCATAGTCAGTGACTAAAGCTATATTAGCATAACAAATAGCTGCCTCTTTAGCTAAAATTGCTTCAGGTACTTGTGTCATACCAATAATATCACCTCCCCAGAGTTTATACATTTTACTTTCAGCTTTAGTAGAATAACGTGGTCCTTCAATGGTTACAAGAGTACCTGTTCTTATTATAGGCATTCCAAGTTTATCTGCTACTTCTAAAATCAATTTCCTTGTCTTTGTACAATAAACAGGTTCCAAGGGAATATGACAAACCCCAATTGGATGTTCAGGTTCTCCATCATAAAATGTTTGCTGACGATTCGTTGTTCTATCTATCAAATTGTCAACTAAAGCCAATTCTCCCGGTTTATAGTGCTCTTGTAAAGAGCCTACAGCGGAAGTAGCTATGATATGAGTACAGCCTTCCTCTTTTAACGCCCAAATATTCGCACGATAATTTATATTACTTGGCATAAGATGATGTTTCCGACCATGTCGAGCTAATAGAACACACGGGACTCCATCTATTTCTCCTAATATCAAAGAATCTGAAGGATTTCCAAAAGGtgttgaaacaaatttttctttacgATTTTTCAGAATATCTGGGTTATCAAACCCAGTACCTCCAATAATTCCTAcctaaaatgattaaatatttaccCAAAGC
This portion of the Diorhabda sublineata isolate icDioSubl1.1 chromosome X, icDioSubl1.1, whole genome shotgun sequence genome encodes:
- the LOC130451783 gene encoding S-methyl-5'-thioadenosine phosphorylase; protein product: MTPSVKVGIIGGTGFDNPDILKNRKEKFVSTPFGNPSDSLILGEIDGVPCVLLARHGRKHHLMPSNINYRANIWALKEEGCTHIIATSAVGSLQEHYKPGELALVDNLIDRTTNRQQTFYDGEPEHPIGVCHIPLEPVYCTKTRKLILEVADKLGMPIIRTGTLVTIEGPRYSTKAESKMYKLWGGDIIGMTQVPEAILAKEAAICYANIALVTDYDCWRDSGEKVSVPEVMKTFAGNVSKVIKLVLAVVPEIHRSNWKEVIAELKDMQQNSVMLPH